A single region of the Kryptolebias marmoratus isolate JLee-2015 linkage group LG10, ASM164957v2, whole genome shotgun sequence genome encodes:
- the rab3gap2 gene encoding rab3 GTPase-activating protein non-catalytic subunit isoform X4: MSCSLFEFCKIQELKTVRDFLFQSQTPEPVEEKNQTDNELTWDTSDWEAAWDSNENKEESASATTGEEETSGQSEPWLQDCVVSLSPCADLLVVARQQRAVFLSAKWRTDGSGREEMTLAVSWSGTLSAEERECVSSIIAIPLASQKRSSTGRPDWTCVVVGFTSGYVRFYTENGVLLLAQLLHVDPVLKLKCRTYEIPRHPGVTEQHEELSILYPFALVTIDGFSLFQSLRACRNQVARAAAAGSDVVPPPPLVYKKWGVQEMDSIVDHSSVGITTLCVFDQMKNASILGGFNASVKGSPPAMSQFVTVGAGPFTGFYYAVEGNSQPLLSHVALAVASKLTSAIFSAASGWLGWNKNKNKNEEEAAQKQKPKVEPATPLGIRFGLPDSRRHGESICLSPCNTLAGVTDDFGRVTLLDLARGIAIRMWKGYRDAQLGWLQVQEERGDREFSPSASLPRRHALFLIIFAPRRGILEVWAMQRGPRVGAFTVGKQCRLLYAGYRLMGVNSVTSQGWQLHTQQVCLLDPTTGALKTINIPFHLALSDKKNERAKDMHLLKRLTALLKVGDMEPETLESEAKSVLLEIKYPAIKKQALESLLSNKDTPVSCLTNITCALHDALKQQAADEVDPSLLQLCSAQQKLLQLYTDVQQLQAAENTEACSQNEDSLEGIEEELSRVGPTLQRYAQFTSKPSVSFAQDSPDTPLSPQAFLSQLECSEDGEVKVILRSEAEWNQLGSFMFWSCLCCKGPVHKVCDTLQEAGISPRQLLSLLLSVWLQREKEVLQKPMETVKNLHTLLVALSNMKGAVEDSWDPQSVSPWWQQVRSTCIQSHNAAAALLAALVAHRAAKASITSRADSKLQSEWETVSLELEQWVVCVRQLEDVLVLQTLQLVPLSQGTAGGAAVQCSIKTLLEGGTGGIADSVSKWVFRQSMAPERLKEILQRKEAEGADEKPEQNEGEEETEEKTSQEDADRTAELLVAVCQRFPHSLSPDLLFAHCCWEYVVQWNKDPEEAHHFSCAVEHLKLISSPHIQLGISTMMWSTFIVKRFSAASYLIEKVGKAPKDRLCRRDVGMGDKAMTSFLGCCVQLLQILMEADSATEEVPPPELSVEEVWGGAEGPASIAELALDQRGVHFPLVQHHCLLASLLHAAMSFRVKVKPLSLFDSKGKNAFFRDLTTIQLMPSGDMDPTLISQRKEFLFRVLTAWVQAIDEPSSSAPPLSSAGPKADWWPSLCLELGSLLQVNPDILRRHLVCELYNQGLDLRAEEVMLEVEDKDVLGSQLLVLTGQRLSYCLLHNQEQTQAAMELLARLPPTLCTWLKAMDPSELRCPLVSLTQTSRLVSRLIEMLPENHAQYTLALHLLEAVDVLSTD, encoded by the exons ATGTCCTGCAGCTTGTTTGAGTTTTGTAAGATCCAAGAGCTGAAAACGGTCCGGGACTTCTTGTTCCAGAGCCAGACACCAGAGCCGGTCGAGGAGAAGAACCAAACGG atAATGAGCTGACTTGGGATACCTCTGACTGGGAGGCAGCATGGGATAGTAATGAGAATAAAGAAGAATCTGCTTCTGCCACAACg GGAGAAGAGGAGACTTCAGGGCAGAGTGAACCCTGGCTCCAGGACTGTGTGGTGTCCCTGTCGCCCTGCGCTGACCTGCTGGTGGTGGCTCGCCAACAGAGGGCGGTTTTTCTGTCAG CTAAGTGGCGCACAGATGGCAGCGGCAGAGAGGAAATGACCCTGGCTGTGTCTTGGTCTGGAACCCTCAGCGCTGAAGAACG TGAGTGTGTGAGCAGCATCATTGCTATCCCTCTAGCCAGCCAGAAAAG GAGCTCCACAGGACGGCCGGACTGGACATGTGTAGTCGTGGGCTTCACATCAGGTTATGTTCGCTTCTACACAGAG AACGGGGTTCTGCTGCTGGCCCAGCTGCTGCATGTGGACCCTGTGCTGAAGCTCAAATGTCGCACGTATGAGATTCCTCGTCATCCTGGTGTAACCGAACAG CATGAGGAGCTTAGCATCCTTTACCCTTTTGCTCTGGTCACCATAGATGGCTTCAGTCTGTTTCAGTCGTTGCGCGCCTGCAGGAACCAGGTGGCAAGAG ctgcagcagcaggtagtGATGTTGTCCCGCCTCCACCTTTAGTCTACAAAAAGTGGGGCGTGCAGGAGATGGACTCCATCGTAGACCACAGTAGTGTGG gcATTACAacgctgtgtgtgtttgaccaAATGAAAAATGCATCTATCCTGGGGGGGTTCAATGCCTCAGTAAAAGGCAGCCCCCCCGCCATGAGCCAGTTTGTCACTGTAGGAGCTGGACCATTCACAGGCTTTTACTATGCTGTGGAG gGAAACTCTCAGCCTCTCCTGTCCCACGTAGCTCTGGCTGTGGCCAGTAAACTCACCTCAGCCATCTTCAGCGCTGCCAG tGGATGGTTAGGAtggaacaagaacaaaaacaagaatgaagAGGAAGCTGCTCAGAAACAGAAGCCCAAAGTGGAGCCTGCCACCCCGTTAGGGATCAG GTTTGGTCTGCCGGATTCCCGTCGCCACGGTGAGTCTATATGTCTGTCTCCGTGCAACACGCTGGCTGGAGTCACGGACGACTTTGGTCGAGTGACGCTGCTGGACTTGGCCCGGGGCATCGCCATCCGCATGTGGAAAG GTTACAGAGATGCCCAGCTGGGCTGGCTCCAGGTTCAAGAAGAACGTGGTGATCGGGAGTTCTCCCCTTCTGCTTCCCTCCCCAGACGTCATGCTCTGTTCCTTATTATCTTCGCCCCTCGTAGGGGGATCCTGGAGGTGTGGGCCATGCAGCGGGGCCCTCGAGTTGGTGCGTTCACTGTGGGAAAACAGTGCAG GTTGCTTTATGCTGGCTACCGTCTGATGGGGGTGAACAGTGTGACCAGTCAGGGCTGGCAGCTCCACACGCAGCAGGTGTGTCTGCTGGATCCCACCACAGGAGCTCTGAAAACCATCAACATCCCATTCCACTTAGCTCTCAG TGACAAGAAAAACGAACGAGCCAAAGACATGCACCTTTTAAAGAGACTGACGGCCCTGCTGAAGGTCGGCGACATGGAGCCCG aaactTTGGAGAGTGAAGCGAAAAGTGTCCTGTTGGAAATTAAATACCCTGCCATTAAGAAGCAG gCTTTGGAGTCCCTGCTCTCAAATAAGGACACTCCTGTTTCCTGTCTTACTAACATTACGTGTGCCTTGCATGATGCTTTGAAGCAACaag CTGCAGACGAAGTGGATCCTTCATTACTCCAACTCTGCTCTGCACAGCAGAAACTACTTCAGCTCTACACTGATGTGCAGCAGCTTCAGGCTGCAGAAAACACTGAGGCCTGCTCCCAAAAT GAGGACTCTCTGGAGGGCATAGAGGAAGAATTGTCCCGCGTTGGACCCACCTTGCAACGCTACGCTCAGTTCACCTCAAAACCGAGCGTTTCCTTCGCCCAGGACTCGCCTGACACGCCCCTGTCCCCCCAGGCTTTTCTCTCCCAGCTGGAGTGTTCGGAGGACGGCGAGGTGAAGGTGATTCTCAGGTCTGAAGCTGAATGGAACCAACTAG GAAGCTTTATGTTCTGGAGCTGTTTATGTTGCAAAGGTCCCGTTCATAAAGTCTGTGACACACTACAAGAGGCGGGCATCAGTCCTCGACAGCTCCTG tCTTTGTTGCTGAGTGTGTGGCTGCAAAGGGAAAAGGAGGTGCTACAGAAACCAATGGAAACTGTTAAAAACCTACACACACTACTTGTTGCTCTTAGCAACATGAAAG gtgcAGTTGAGGATTCATGGGACCCACAGTCTGTGTCCCCCTGGTGGCAACAGGTCCGATCTACATGTATCCAGTCCCAcaacgctgctgctgctctgctggcTGCTCTGGTTGCTCACCGTGCCGCCAAGGCCAGCATCACAAGCAGAGCCGACAGCAAG ctgcagtcagagtgGGAGACTGTGTCGTTGGAGCTGGAGCAGTGGGTGGTGTGCGTTCGCCAGCTGGAGGATGTTCTGGTGCTGCAGACTCTCCAACTGGTGCCTTTATCTCAGGgaacagcagggggcgctgcagtTCAGTGCTCCATCAAAACACTGCTGGAAGGAGGAACGG GTGGCATTGCGGACAGTGTTTCCAAGTGGGTGTTCAGGCAAAGCATGGCACCTGAGCGACTGAAGGAAATTCTTCAGAGGAAAGAAGCAGAAGGTGCAGATGAGAAACCCGAGCAGAACGAGGGTGAGGAGGAAACTGAAGAGAAGACGAGCCAGGAGGACGCAGACAGGACAGCAG AGCTGCTGGTTGCAGTATGTCAGCGGTTCCCACACTCCCTCTCCCCTGACCTGCTTTTCGCCCACTGCTGCTGGGAATATGTGGTCCAGTGGAACAAAGACCCAGAg gaggCTCATCATTTCTCCTGTGCTGTGGAACATTTAAAGCTCATCTCCAGTCCTCACATTCAACTAG gTATTTCTACGATGATGTGGAGCACATTTATCGTGAAGCGCTTCTCAGCAGCGTCCTACCTCATAGAGAAG gTGGGGAAAGCTCCCAAAGATCGCCTATGTCGACGG GATGTCGGGATGGGAGACAAAGCCATGACGTCTTTCCTGGGCTGCTGcgtccagctgctgcagatcctCATGGAG GCGGACTCTGCCACAGAGGAGGTTCCCCCTCCAGAGCTGTCAGTGGAGGAGGTGTGGGGTGGAGCCGAGGGCCCAGCATCTATAGCCGAACTGGCCTTGGACCAAAGAGGCGTTCACTTTCCTCTGGTCCAGCACCACTGCCTGTTAGCTTCACTGCTACATGCCGCCATGAGCTTCAGAGTCAAAGTCAAACCACTCAGTCTGTTTGATAGTAAG GGTAAAAATGCTTTCTTCAGAGATCTGACAACTATCCAGCTGATGCCCAGTGGAGACATGGACCCCACCTTGATCTCTCAGCGAAAAGAG tttcttttccGGGTGCTGACCGCATGGGTGCAGGCCATAGATGAACCGTCCAGCTCAGCCCCCCCACTGTCCTCCGCTGGACCCAAAGCTGACTGGTGGCCCTCCCTGTGTCTGGAGCTGGGCTCCCTGCTGCAGGTCAACCCAGACATCCTGCGACGCCACCTCGTCTGCGAGCTCTACAACCAAGGCCTGGACCTGCGAGCTGAAGAG GTCATGTTAGAGGTCGAAGACAAGGACGTTCTGGGCTCCCAGCTCTTGGTCCTTACTGGTCAGAGGCTCAGCTACTGTCTGCTCCACAACCAGGAGCAGACCCAGGCTGCGATGGAGCTGCTGGCTCGACTGCCCCCCACCCTCTGCACGTGGCTCAAGGCTATG GACCCCAGTGAGCTGAGGTGCCCCCTGGTCTCTCTGACGCAGACCAGCCGGCTGGTGAGCCGTCTGATTGAAATGCTGCCGGAGAATCATGCCCAGTACACCCTGGCTCTGCACCTGCTGGAAGCTGTGGATGTCCTCTCCACGGATTGA
- the rab3gap2 gene encoding rab3 GTPase-activating protein non-catalytic subunit isoform X2 → MSCSLFEFCKIQELKTVRDFLFQSQTPEPVEEKNQTDNELTWDTSDWEAAWDSNENKEESASATTGEEETSGQSEPWLQDCVVSLSPCADLLVVARQQRAVFLSAKWRTDGSGREEMTLAVSWSGTLSAEERECVSSIIAIPLASQKRSSTGRPDWTCVVVGFTSGYVRFYTENGVLLLAQLLHVDPVLKLKCRTYEIPRHPGVTEQHEELSILYPFALVTIDGFSLFQSLRACRNQVARAAAAGSDVVPPPPLVYKKWGVQEMDSIVDHSSVGITTLCVFDQMKNASILGGFNASVKGSPPAMSQFVTVGAGPFTGFYYAVEGNSQPLLSHVALAVASKLTSAIFSAASGWLGWNKNKNKNEEEAAQKQKPKVEPATPLGIRFGLPDSRRHGESICLSPCNTLAGVTDDFGRVTLLDLARGIAIRMWKGYRDAQLGWLQVQEERGDREFSPSASLPRRHALFLIIFAPRRGILEVWAMQRGPRVGAFTVGKQCRLLYAGYRLMGVNSVTSQGWQLHTQQVCLLDPTTGALKTINIPFHLALSDKKNERAKDMHLLKRLTALLKVGDMEPETLESEAKSVLLEIKYPAIKKQALESLLSNKDTPVSCLTNITCALHDALKQQAADEVDPSLLQLCSAQQKLLQLYTDVQQLQAAENTEACSQNEDSLEGIEEELSRVGPTLQRYAQFTSKPSVSFAQDSPDTPLSPQAFLSQLECSEDGEVKVILRSEAEWNQLGSFMFWSCLCCKGPVHKVCDTLQEAGISPRQLLSLLLSVWLQREKEVLQKPMETVKNLHTLLVALSNMKGAVEDSWDPQSVSPWWQQVRSTCIQSHNAAAALLAALVAHRAAKASITSRADSKLQSEWETVSLELEQWVVCVRQLEDVLVLQTLQLVPLSQGTAGGAAVQCSIKTLLEGGTGGIADSVSKWVFRQSMAPERLKEILQRKEAEGADEKPEQNEGEEETEEKTSQEDADRTAELLVAVCQRFPHSLSPDLLFAHCCWEYVVQWNKDPEEAHHFSCAVEHLKLISSPHIQLGISTMMWSTFIVKRFSAASYLIEKVGKAPKDRLCRRDVGMGDKAMTSFLGCCVQLLQILMEVTALLVKNQSSLSFFPFYADSATEEVPPPELSVEEVWGGAEGPASIAELALDQRGVHFPLVQHHCLLASLLHAAMSFRVKVKPLSLFDSKGKNAFFRDLTTIQLMPSGDMDPTLISQRKEFLFRVLTAWVQAIDEPSSSAPPLSSAGPKADWWPSLCLELGSLLQVNPDILRRHLVCELYNQGLDLRAEEVMLEVEDKDVLGSQLLVLTGQRLSYCLLHNQEQTQAAMELLARLPPTLCTWLKAMDPSELRCPLVSLTQTSRLVSRLIEMLPENHAQYTLALHLLEAVDVLSTD, encoded by the exons ATGTCCTGCAGCTTGTTTGAGTTTTGTAAGATCCAAGAGCTGAAAACGGTCCGGGACTTCTTGTTCCAGAGCCAGACACCAGAGCCGGTCGAGGAGAAGAACCAAACGG atAATGAGCTGACTTGGGATACCTCTGACTGGGAGGCAGCATGGGATAGTAATGAGAATAAAGAAGAATCTGCTTCTGCCACAACg GGAGAAGAGGAGACTTCAGGGCAGAGTGAACCCTGGCTCCAGGACTGTGTGGTGTCCCTGTCGCCCTGCGCTGACCTGCTGGTGGTGGCTCGCCAACAGAGGGCGGTTTTTCTGTCAG CTAAGTGGCGCACAGATGGCAGCGGCAGAGAGGAAATGACCCTGGCTGTGTCTTGGTCTGGAACCCTCAGCGCTGAAGAACG TGAGTGTGTGAGCAGCATCATTGCTATCCCTCTAGCCAGCCAGAAAAG GAGCTCCACAGGACGGCCGGACTGGACATGTGTAGTCGTGGGCTTCACATCAGGTTATGTTCGCTTCTACACAGAG AACGGGGTTCTGCTGCTGGCCCAGCTGCTGCATGTGGACCCTGTGCTGAAGCTCAAATGTCGCACGTATGAGATTCCTCGTCATCCTGGTGTAACCGAACAG CATGAGGAGCTTAGCATCCTTTACCCTTTTGCTCTGGTCACCATAGATGGCTTCAGTCTGTTTCAGTCGTTGCGCGCCTGCAGGAACCAGGTGGCAAGAG ctgcagcagcaggtagtGATGTTGTCCCGCCTCCACCTTTAGTCTACAAAAAGTGGGGCGTGCAGGAGATGGACTCCATCGTAGACCACAGTAGTGTGG gcATTACAacgctgtgtgtgtttgaccaAATGAAAAATGCATCTATCCTGGGGGGGTTCAATGCCTCAGTAAAAGGCAGCCCCCCCGCCATGAGCCAGTTTGTCACTGTAGGAGCTGGACCATTCACAGGCTTTTACTATGCTGTGGAG gGAAACTCTCAGCCTCTCCTGTCCCACGTAGCTCTGGCTGTGGCCAGTAAACTCACCTCAGCCATCTTCAGCGCTGCCAG tGGATGGTTAGGAtggaacaagaacaaaaacaagaatgaagAGGAAGCTGCTCAGAAACAGAAGCCCAAAGTGGAGCCTGCCACCCCGTTAGGGATCAG GTTTGGTCTGCCGGATTCCCGTCGCCACGGTGAGTCTATATGTCTGTCTCCGTGCAACACGCTGGCTGGAGTCACGGACGACTTTGGTCGAGTGACGCTGCTGGACTTGGCCCGGGGCATCGCCATCCGCATGTGGAAAG GTTACAGAGATGCCCAGCTGGGCTGGCTCCAGGTTCAAGAAGAACGTGGTGATCGGGAGTTCTCCCCTTCTGCTTCCCTCCCCAGACGTCATGCTCTGTTCCTTATTATCTTCGCCCCTCGTAGGGGGATCCTGGAGGTGTGGGCCATGCAGCGGGGCCCTCGAGTTGGTGCGTTCACTGTGGGAAAACAGTGCAG GTTGCTTTATGCTGGCTACCGTCTGATGGGGGTGAACAGTGTGACCAGTCAGGGCTGGCAGCTCCACACGCAGCAGGTGTGTCTGCTGGATCCCACCACAGGAGCTCTGAAAACCATCAACATCCCATTCCACTTAGCTCTCAG TGACAAGAAAAACGAACGAGCCAAAGACATGCACCTTTTAAAGAGACTGACGGCCCTGCTGAAGGTCGGCGACATGGAGCCCG aaactTTGGAGAGTGAAGCGAAAAGTGTCCTGTTGGAAATTAAATACCCTGCCATTAAGAAGCAG gCTTTGGAGTCCCTGCTCTCAAATAAGGACACTCCTGTTTCCTGTCTTACTAACATTACGTGTGCCTTGCATGATGCTTTGAAGCAACaag CTGCAGACGAAGTGGATCCTTCATTACTCCAACTCTGCTCTGCACAGCAGAAACTACTTCAGCTCTACACTGATGTGCAGCAGCTTCAGGCTGCAGAAAACACTGAGGCCTGCTCCCAAAAT GAGGACTCTCTGGAGGGCATAGAGGAAGAATTGTCCCGCGTTGGACCCACCTTGCAACGCTACGCTCAGTTCACCTCAAAACCGAGCGTTTCCTTCGCCCAGGACTCGCCTGACACGCCCCTGTCCCCCCAGGCTTTTCTCTCCCAGCTGGAGTGTTCGGAGGACGGCGAGGTGAAGGTGATTCTCAGGTCTGAAGCTGAATGGAACCAACTAG GAAGCTTTATGTTCTGGAGCTGTTTATGTTGCAAAGGTCCCGTTCATAAAGTCTGTGACACACTACAAGAGGCGGGCATCAGTCCTCGACAGCTCCTG tCTTTGTTGCTGAGTGTGTGGCTGCAAAGGGAAAAGGAGGTGCTACAGAAACCAATGGAAACTGTTAAAAACCTACACACACTACTTGTTGCTCTTAGCAACATGAAAG gtgcAGTTGAGGATTCATGGGACCCACAGTCTGTGTCCCCCTGGTGGCAACAGGTCCGATCTACATGTATCCAGTCCCAcaacgctgctgctgctctgctggcTGCTCTGGTTGCTCACCGTGCCGCCAAGGCCAGCATCACAAGCAGAGCCGACAGCAAG ctgcagtcagagtgGGAGACTGTGTCGTTGGAGCTGGAGCAGTGGGTGGTGTGCGTTCGCCAGCTGGAGGATGTTCTGGTGCTGCAGACTCTCCAACTGGTGCCTTTATCTCAGGgaacagcagggggcgctgcagtTCAGTGCTCCATCAAAACACTGCTGGAAGGAGGAACGG GTGGCATTGCGGACAGTGTTTCCAAGTGGGTGTTCAGGCAAAGCATGGCACCTGAGCGACTGAAGGAAATTCTTCAGAGGAAAGAAGCAGAAGGTGCAGATGAGAAACCCGAGCAGAACGAGGGTGAGGAGGAAACTGAAGAGAAGACGAGCCAGGAGGACGCAGACAGGACAGCAG AGCTGCTGGTTGCAGTATGTCAGCGGTTCCCACACTCCCTCTCCCCTGACCTGCTTTTCGCCCACTGCTGCTGGGAATATGTGGTCCAGTGGAACAAAGACCCAGAg gaggCTCATCATTTCTCCTGTGCTGTGGAACATTTAAAGCTCATCTCCAGTCCTCACATTCAACTAG gTATTTCTACGATGATGTGGAGCACATTTATCGTGAAGCGCTTCTCAGCAGCGTCCTACCTCATAGAGAAG gTGGGGAAAGCTCCCAAAGATCGCCTATGTCGACGG GATGTCGGGATGGGAGACAAAGCCATGACGTCTTTCCTGGGCTGCTGcgtccagctgctgcagatcctCATGGAGGTGACTGCGTTATTGGTTAAGAATCAgagctctttgtcttttttccctttctat GCGGACTCTGCCACAGAGGAGGTTCCCCCTCCAGAGCTGTCAGTGGAGGAGGTGTGGGGTGGAGCCGAGGGCCCAGCATCTATAGCCGAACTGGCCTTGGACCAAAGAGGCGTTCACTTTCCTCTGGTCCAGCACCACTGCCTGTTAGCTTCACTGCTACATGCCGCCATGAGCTTCAGAGTCAAAGTCAAACCACTCAGTCTGTTTGATAGTAAG GGTAAAAATGCTTTCTTCAGAGATCTGACAACTATCCAGCTGATGCCCAGTGGAGACATGGACCCCACCTTGATCTCTCAGCGAAAAGAG tttcttttccGGGTGCTGACCGCATGGGTGCAGGCCATAGATGAACCGTCCAGCTCAGCCCCCCCACTGTCCTCCGCTGGACCCAAAGCTGACTGGTGGCCCTCCCTGTGTCTGGAGCTGGGCTCCCTGCTGCAGGTCAACCCAGACATCCTGCGACGCCACCTCGTCTGCGAGCTCTACAACCAAGGCCTGGACCTGCGAGCTGAAGAG GTCATGTTAGAGGTCGAAGACAAGGACGTTCTGGGCTCCCAGCTCTTGGTCCTTACTGGTCAGAGGCTCAGCTACTGTCTGCTCCACAACCAGGAGCAGACCCAGGCTGCGATGGAGCTGCTGGCTCGACTGCCCCCCACCCTCTGCACGTGGCTCAAGGCTATG GACCCCAGTGAGCTGAGGTGCCCCCTGGTCTCTCTGACGCAGACCAGCCGGCTGGTGAGCCGTCTGATTGAAATGCTGCCGGAGAATCATGCCCAGTACACCCTGGCTCTGCACCTGCTGGAAGCTGTGGATGTCCTCTCCACGGATTGA